Proteins encoded together in one Streptomyces roseifaciens window:
- a CDS encoding GNAT family N-acetyltransferase — protein MILAMDIQIESAGTADFHQVLADHSRYWGERDLRSLHVLALVQEFGPTCLVARAGDGIRGYVFGFVTPGGTGYVHLIATRDDARGTGLGRRLYTEFAEAAEGLGARRLKAITSVANTGSIAFHRSLGFDARIVDDYDGPGRAMAVFRRDLPLILP, from the coding sequence ATGATCCTTGCTATGGACATACAGATCGAGTCGGCCGGTACGGCCGACTTTCACCAGGTCCTGGCCGATCACTCTCGCTACTGGGGCGAACGTGACCTCCGGTCGCTGCATGTTCTGGCGCTGGTGCAGGAGTTCGGCCCGACCTGTCTGGTCGCCCGGGCCGGGGACGGGATCCGCGGGTACGTTTTCGGGTTCGTCACCCCGGGCGGCACCGGATACGTGCATCTGATCGCCACGCGGGACGACGCTCGCGGCACCGGTCTCGGGCGTCGTCTGTACACGGAGTTCGCCGAGGCGGCGGAAGGTCTTGGGGCACGGCGGCTGAAAGCGATCACTTCGGTTGCGAACACCGGCTCGATCGCCTTCCACCGCAGCCTCGGCTTCGACGCGAGAATCGTCGACGACTACGACGGCCCCGGCCGGGCCATGGCCGTTTTTCGCCGGGACCTGCCGCTCATCCTTCCGTAA
- a CDS encoding 3-hydroxybutyrate dehydrogenase: MTASHSPNPLNPLNSWNPPDPSDPRPHPVATALDLRGRTALVTGAAGGIGAACALRLAAAGARVRALDRDASGLDALCARAACLPGAVESVLLDLTDLDAAEEAAAGTDILVNNAGTQLVRPIQDFPPEKFRAVLTLLLETPFRLLRGALAHMYERGWGRVVNISSVHGLRGSAYKSAYVAAKHGLEGLSKVTALEGAPHGVTSNCVSPGYVRTPLVEKQLADQAALHDIPAESVLTGILLADSALKRLIEPGEVAEAVAYLCGPHASFITGSTLTMDGGWTAH, translated from the coding sequence ATGACCGCGTCCCACTCCCCGAACCCGCTGAACCCCCTGAACTCCTGGAACCCTCCGGACCCTTCCGATCCGCGCCCCCACCCGGTGGCCACCGCGCTCGACCTGCGCGGGCGCACGGCGCTGGTCACCGGGGCCGCGGGCGGGATCGGAGCCGCCTGTGCCCTGCGGCTGGCCGCCGCCGGAGCGCGGGTCCGTGCCCTGGACCGGGACGCCTCCGGCCTGGACGCTCTCTGCGCACGGGCAGCATGCCTGCCCGGCGCCGTCGAGAGCGTGCTGCTCGACCTCACGGACCTCGACGCGGCCGAGGAGGCGGCTGCCGGCACCGACATCCTCGTCAACAACGCCGGCACCCAGCTCGTACGCCCCATCCAGGACTTTCCGCCGGAGAAGTTCCGCGCCGTCCTCACCCTCCTCCTGGAAACACCCTTCCGGCTGCTGAGGGGAGCCCTGGCACACATGTACGAGCGGGGCTGGGGCCGTGTCGTCAACATCTCCTCCGTGCACGGGCTGCGGGGCTCCGCCTATAAGTCCGCCTACGTCGCCGCCAAGCACGGCCTCGAAGGGCTGTCCAAGGTCACCGCTCTCGAAGGGGCGCCACACGGAGTCACGTCCAACTGTGTGAGCCCCGGCTACGTGCGCACCCCCCTCGTAGAGAAGCAGCTCGCCGACCAGGCGGCCCTCCACGACATCCCGGCCGAGAGCGTCCTCACGGGAATCCTCTTGGCGGACTCGGCCCTCAAGCGCCTCATCGAGCCCGGCGAGGTCGCCGAGGCCGTCGCCTACCTGTGCGGACCGCACGCCTCCTTCATCACCGGCAGCACCTTGACCATGGACGGCGGATGGACGGCCCACTGA
- a CDS encoding SRPBCC family protein has translation MSTVKEAVEVDVPVHTAYNQWTQFEEFPNFMEGVEEVRQIDASLNHWVTKIGGVRREFDTEIVDQFPDERITWRTVGGETEQRGTVSFQRVDEAHTRVVLVMDVEPSGVAEAAADLTGAIDRHVKGDMRRFKDYVENRGGVTGAWRGRITPGG, from the coding sequence ATGAGCACGGTGAAAGAGGCTGTAGAGGTCGACGTTCCCGTCCATACCGCCTACAACCAGTGGACGCAGTTCGAGGAATTCCCGAACTTCATGGAGGGCGTCGAGGAGGTCCGGCAGATCGACGCCAGCCTCAACCACTGGGTCACCAAGATCGGTGGCGTACGGCGGGAGTTCGACACCGAGATCGTCGACCAGTTCCCCGACGAGCGGATCACCTGGCGGACGGTCGGCGGCGAGACGGAGCAGAGGGGCACCGTCAGCTTCCAGCGCGTGGACGAGGCGCACACACGCGTGGTGCTGGTGATGGACGTCGAGCCCAGCGGAGTCGCGGAAGCGGCCGCCGACCTGACGGGGGCGATCGACCGGCACGTCAAAGGCGACATGCGGCGCTTCAAGGACTACGTCGAGAACCGGGGCGGTGTGACGGGAGCCTGGCGGGGCCGGATCACGCCTGGTGGCTGA
- a CDS encoding ADP-ribosyltransferase domain-containing protein gives MSDANNPAQPDPNDPLALTELFKGGGEPWLPLLKPVIEAQPDAARFIGPGRGPEVVPVRELTFQALKPNPPHKWKVVIFGQNPYPRPESATGIAMFDNTFHDWKDSQFGRVVSIRCIIKAAAMWKYGIPKKTPIADIRALLKKQDTVQPPEWFQAMLTQGVLLLNAALTASSEGARGADPHTAFWRPVAERIVEEILKAKQNADEEDRGVVFAWWGAHARSLKKIVLRLQEKYPDVDVRHIDHPNPAAQGDIFCDGDHFGMVNDALASLGADQIDWLPSKGWNKLAEGAGGTDDGVADRMGAFITSTMELHQLYLERLSSVKDEGLALPAITGVFDTPLMEFRDAVAPVAKLLSGLNRHVDLSHDFGKRRADEAVGNGSLSADAIAALYLYTCESAFYREINKVLRSPDRDRIVPYLPYLRLLFSAVSQLPARTEPLWRGVSLDLRAQYPLGRTVTWWGVSSCTPKLSVAQAFLGSRGKRTLFEVVPARAVGISRFSAFTGEEEFILSPGTQLKVTGVTTERGGLCTVKLTELEEQHLVS, from the coding sequence ATGAGCGATGCCAACAACCCGGCCCAGCCCGACCCGAATGACCCTCTGGCCCTCACCGAACTGTTCAAAGGCGGCGGTGAACCGTGGCTTCCGCTCCTGAAGCCGGTTATCGAGGCACAGCCGGACGCAGCCAGGTTCATCGGCCCGGGTCGGGGACCGGAAGTCGTCCCCGTCCGCGAACTGACCTTTCAGGCGCTCAAGCCCAATCCACCGCACAAGTGGAAGGTCGTCATATTCGGGCAGAACCCGTATCCGCGGCCGGAAAGCGCCACCGGCATCGCCATGTTCGACAACACCTTCCACGACTGGAAGGACAGCCAGTTCGGCAGGGTCGTCAGCATCCGCTGCATCATCAAGGCAGCGGCGATGTGGAAGTACGGGATTCCCAAGAAGACCCCTATCGCCGACATTCGTGCGCTGCTGAAGAAGCAGGACACCGTCCAACCGCCGGAGTGGTTCCAGGCGATGCTCACGCAGGGCGTGTTGCTGCTGAACGCGGCACTCACCGCGAGCAGTGAGGGAGCGAGGGGAGCCGACCCGCACACCGCATTCTGGCGCCCGGTCGCCGAGCGGATCGTCGAGGAGATCCTCAAGGCCAAGCAGAACGCCGACGAGGAGGACCGCGGCGTCGTCTTCGCATGGTGGGGTGCTCACGCACGCAGTCTCAAGAAGATCGTCCTCCGGCTCCAGGAGAAGTACCCCGACGTCGACGTCCGGCACATCGACCACCCCAACCCCGCGGCGCAGGGCGACATCTTCTGCGACGGCGACCATTTCGGAATGGTGAACGATGCCCTCGCATCGCTCGGCGCCGACCAGATCGACTGGCTGCCGAGCAAGGGCTGGAACAAGCTCGCGGAGGGGGCCGGCGGGACGGACGACGGCGTCGCCGACCGCATGGGCGCGTTCATCACGTCCACCATGGAGCTGCACCAGCTCTACCTCGAACGGCTCTCCAGCGTCAAGGACGAGGGCCTCGCCCTCCCCGCGATCACCGGCGTGTTCGACACCCCGCTCATGGAGTTCCGCGACGCCGTCGCCCCGGTCGCCAAGCTGCTGTCCGGTCTCAACCGGCACGTCGACCTGTCGCACGATTTCGGCAAGCGGCGGGCGGACGAAGCAGTCGGCAACGGCAGCCTGTCCGCCGACGCGATTGCCGCCCTCTACCTCTACACCTGTGAGTCCGCGTTCTACCGGGAAATCAACAAGGTCCTGCGCTCCCCGGACCGGGACAGAATCGTCCCGTATCTCCCCTACCTGCGGCTGCTGTTCTCGGCGGTTTCGCAGCTTCCCGCCCGTACCGAACCGCTGTGGCGTGGCGTATCGCTGGACCTGCGCGCGCAGTACCCGCTCGGTCGGACCGTGACCTGGTGGGGCGTGTCGTCGTGCACGCCCAAGCTCAGCGTGGCGCAGGCATTCCTCGGCAGCCGCGGCAAGCGGACGCTCTTCGAGGTGGTACCCGCCCGGGCCGTGGGCATCAGCAGGTTCTCCGCCTTCACCGGCGAGGAGGAATTCATCCTCTCGCCGGGCACACAGCTCAAGGTGACGGGCGTAACGACCGAGCGCGGGGGTCTGTGCACCGTGAAACTGACCGAATTGGAGGAGCAGCACCTCGTGTCCTGA
- a CDS encoding LysR family substrate-binding domain-containing protein, producing the protein MQRPEVTFAPVARVIGQDLVKVGRTGRLDLYVHSKDHDRGVSAASRRKAPLGAVAGAMYPRHAGAAGSSAARPRAGGLRRACAGCPGGVGRAARTERLAQLVDRRLDAVFVRGGAPVFDSASAQHSDELRRRLLWEDELVAAVPARHPLAEQPTVSLAELSALPLRLTERRRHPALVDLVLDGCRQAGFEPTPGPVFSSLQDTLAAIGSGTPMWTVVYAGNARLMRLPRVAFVPFSGSGLRLLVELVVRGGTSSPLVGLLQDAVAGRTRPPGGAPLAT; encoded by the coding sequence ATGCAGCGACCGGAGGTCACGTTCGCCCCAGTAGCGAGAGTGATCGGCCAGGACCTGGTGAAAGTCGGCCGTACCGGCCGACTCGATCTGTATGTCCATAGCAAGGATCATGACAGGGGCGTGTCGGCCGCCTCACGCCGCAAAGCCCCCTTGGGGGCAGTTGCAGGGGCCATGTATCCGCGTCACGCCGGTGCGGCAGGATCGAGCGCGGCTCGACCGCGTGCTGGAGGCCTTCGGAGAGCATGCGCCGGGTGTCCGGGTGGAGTTGGTCGCGCTGCCCGTACGGAACGTCTCGCGCAGCTCGTGGACAGGCGCCTGGATGCCGTCTTCGTGCGGGGCGGTGCACCTGTCTTCGACAGTGCCTCTGCTCAGCACAGTGACGAGCTGCGGCGTCGCCTGCTCTGGGAGGACGAGCTGGTGGCAGCAGTGCCTGCCAGGCATCCACTCGCCGAGCAGCCGACAGTGAGCCTCGCCGAGCTTTCGGCGCTGCCGCTGCGTCTGACCGAGCGGCGTCGTCACCCGGCGTTGGTCGACCTCGTCCTCGACGGCTGCCGGCAGGCGGGCTTCGAGCCGACTCCGGGGCCCGTATTCAGCAGTCTTCAGGACACCCTGGCGGCGATCGGCTCGGGCACGCCGATGTGGACGGTGGTCTACGCCGGCAACGCCCGGCTGATGCGGCTGCCGCGCGTGGCCTTCGTCCCCTTCTCCGGGTCCGGGCTGCGACTGCTCGTCGAGCTGGTGGTCCGGGGCGGCACGTCCTCCCCGCTGGTTGGTTTGCTGCAGGATGCCGTGGCGGGCCGCACCCGGCCGCCGGGCGGGGCGCCTCTCGCTACCTGA
- a CDS encoding macro domain-containing protein: MTVNRMQSPLRVVLTDINTKVVEAWRAAFADTPGIEIRKGSILDENVDAWVTPTNSRGRMDGGVDAAIKRHLGAGIQLRVQRAIRDQFAGSLPVGGAVCVPSGAVNPKFLISTPTMETSSQNVSETLNVALACAAAFQAIHRKNKEAPGSIESVALVGMGAQTGRVPARVCANLMWTGHTLFNDYYFDDYDDLRSTIIGQLDDIENAPVEQRVRIEPPKGSASRR, encoded by the coding sequence ATGACCGTGAACCGCATGCAGTCCCCGCTCAGGGTGGTGCTGACCGACATCAACACCAAGGTGGTGGAGGCATGGCGGGCGGCCTTCGCCGACACCCCCGGGATCGAGATCCGCAAGGGCTCGATCCTCGATGAGAACGTCGATGCCTGGGTCACCCCGACCAATTCCCGTGGCCGGATGGACGGCGGGGTCGACGCGGCCATCAAGCGGCACCTCGGCGCGGGAATCCAACTGCGCGTTCAGCGCGCGATCCGCGACCAGTTCGCGGGAAGCCTCCCGGTGGGCGGTGCGGTGTGCGTGCCGTCCGGGGCGGTCAATCCGAAGTTCCTGATATCGACGCCCACGATGGAAACGTCCTCGCAGAACGTGAGTGAAACCTTGAATGTGGCCCTGGCGTGCGCCGCCGCATTCCAGGCGATCCATCGGAAGAACAAGGAGGCGCCGGGCAGCATCGAGTCGGTGGCGCTGGTCGGCATGGGCGCCCAGACCGGCCGGGTGCCGGCACGAGTGTGCGCCAACCTGATGTGGACGGGCCACACGCTCTTCAACGACTACTACTTCGATGACTACGACGACCTGCGCAGCACGATCATCGGGCAACTCGACGACATCGAGAACGCACCTGTCGAGCAGCGGGTACGCATCGAGCCGCCCAAGGGTTCGGCTTCCCGTCGCTGA
- a CDS encoding condensation domain-containing protein yields MTEIQRCEIRPGRVVEWTLHPSSVEAAMSLPDDSRPPAYVQESHVRTARSVRQDGLFVPTWLGTAFDIPGKVDLDVLHVALQTWTLRHETLRSGFRWTGDDMRRFTLGADDVMLQRQDVGDFPDTATLTQYLQDRFDVVANALVWPNFLFAAVVRDDCTSVHMAFDHSNVDAYSIQRIPSELHDLYSAGLEGRSVDATPVASYVDFSAAERTEADRIDDTHAIVSRWREFIARCDGKLPNFPVDLGLDPEGPLPVQKFMHEMLADDTEAAAFEAYCRPYGGSLVGILATIALIVHEIGGQQVYRTVVPFHTRAKSQWSDSVGWYVGGAPIEIPVAQAPDFDSALAMVRAALRENRQMSRIPIARMLRLLGSDFRPTSPDLYSIVSFADARVIPGSELWQDQKAYGLIRVSYGDQVCMWTTRLHEGLQFASRYPDTDVAHRNMLLCVERLRERIVAVAREHSAVRV; encoded by the coding sequence ATGACCGAGATTCAGCGATGCGAGATCCGACCCGGCCGTGTCGTGGAATGGACGCTCCATCCGTCCTCCGTCGAAGCCGCGATGAGCTTGCCGGACGATTCCCGTCCACCCGCGTACGTTCAGGAATCCCACGTCCGTACGGCGCGATCGGTCCGCCAGGACGGCCTGTTCGTACCCACCTGGCTCGGCACGGCATTCGACATCCCGGGAAAAGTCGACCTCGACGTCCTCCACGTCGCTCTGCAGACATGGACGCTCCGGCACGAGACGCTACGCAGCGGATTCCGCTGGACAGGCGACGACATGCGGCGCTTCACGCTGGGCGCCGACGACGTCATGCTGCAGCGCCAAGACGTCGGTGACTTTCCCGACACGGCGACGCTGACCCAGTACCTCCAGGATCGCTTCGACGTCGTGGCGAACGCGCTCGTCTGGCCGAACTTCCTCTTCGCCGCAGTCGTCCGGGACGACTGCACCAGCGTGCACATGGCGTTCGACCACAGCAACGTCGATGCGTACTCGATCCAGCGAATCCCCAGTGAGCTACACGATCTCTACTCGGCCGGCCTCGAAGGCCGCTCCGTGGATGCCACCCCGGTCGCCAGCTATGTCGACTTCAGCGCAGCCGAGCGTACGGAAGCCGATCGGATCGACGACACGCACGCGATCGTCTCCCGCTGGAGAGAGTTCATCGCCCGGTGCGACGGGAAACTGCCGAACTTCCCCGTCGATCTCGGGCTCGACCCCGAAGGCCCGCTGCCGGTCCAGAAGTTCATGCACGAGATGCTCGCGGACGATACGGAGGCAGCAGCGTTCGAGGCGTACTGCCGCCCGTACGGCGGCAGCTTGGTCGGCATCCTCGCAACCATCGCCCTCATTGTTCACGAGATCGGCGGGCAGCAGGTGTACCGCACCGTCGTCCCGTTCCACACCAGGGCGAAATCCCAGTGGTCGGACTCGGTGGGCTGGTATGTGGGCGGCGCACCGATCGAGATTCCCGTGGCCCAGGCGCCCGACTTCGACAGCGCACTCGCGATGGTCCGCGCCGCGCTGCGCGAGAACCGGCAGATGTCGCGGATTCCCATCGCCCGCATGCTCCGCCTTCTGGGATCCGACTTCCGGCCCACGTCCCCGGACCTGTACTCGATCGTCTCGTTCGCCGACGCGCGCGTCATCCCCGGGTCGGAGCTGTGGCAGGACCAGAAGGCGTACGGGCTGATCCGGGTTTCGTACGGCGACCAGGTGTGCATGTGGACCACCCGGCTCCACGAGGGCTTGCAGTTCGCCAGCCGCTATCCGGACACCGACGTCGCGCACAGAAACATGCTCCTGTGCGTGGAGCGGCTGCGGGAGCGCATCGTCGCTGTGGCGCGGGAACATTCGGCTGTGCGCGTTTAG
- the dmpI gene encoding 4-oxalocrotonate tautomerase DmpI has translation MPIVTIQQGPRDIELKRDLVARVTDAFVDALHIPAEAVQVWIHEVPADSWGVAGKLTADK, from the coding sequence ATGCCCATCGTCACCATTCAGCAGGGTCCCCGCGACATCGAGCTCAAGCGTGATCTGGTGGCTCGCGTCACCGACGCGTTCGTGGACGCCCTGCACATTCCCGCCGAGGCCGTGCAGGTATGGATCCACGAGGTTCCGGCCGACAGCTGGGGCGTGGCGGGCAAGCTGACTGCCGACAAGTAG